The DNA window TCAGGATATAAAGCTGCTATTAAGATATTAAATAGGAGATAAAATTTGGCAATACCTGATTTTCCCAATAGTCTTGGCTAAATCAGAGACAAATTCAATGTCCGGGTAGTTGTGTTTTCTACATGCCTTTGCAATGAGGTCAGGAACACCGACGGACATGAGGGAAAATAGTTAATAGTTGATAGATTTGTGAACATTTGTGATTGACAGACTAATCTTTGAAAAATTCAGTTTCGTCTAATCCAGATTGACGAACCATGCTTTTAAAAGTCTTTATATCAAAATCTTTTTTGTTAGCCAAAACAGTTACTCTTTTCTTCTTACCTTTAATAATTTCTTTGAATTGCTAATGACTTCCTTTTACTGAAGTCAACTTAAATTTGTGATTTAATAGGGTTTTCTCTATTTGTCTGCTTGATATGTTGACTTTAGGCATTCACTGCTTCTCTAAATTGATAGAATTCAGAGGGTGTTTTTGAACGCAATAATTTTTTAAATTCTTCTATATATTCTGCTATAACTTCTTCTGGCACAGGTCGTGGAATAAATTCTTTTTCTTCTTTGTCCTGTGTGACAGATTCAATATAGCTTTCAACAGCTTCTTTTAGATGGCTTCTTGTTTCTTCTAATGATTGTCCTTCCGTAGCAATATCTAATTCCAAACAAATAGCAGTGTATCTATCCTCTTCCCTTTTAATAATATTATGAAATATAAATTCTTTCACTTTTTACCTCATTAAAATAATTTATAATTTTCATTTAACAAACTTCCTTCCTTAATTTGCAGGACAGTGAAAATATTTTCTCAATTACCTAAACATAAAAAGTATTAATTGAATTGTCAATAGGAATATCAACTACTAATTACTGTGAATTAGGTAAATTAGAAAATTTTTTAATCTGGGGTAATCCTGGAAATCCAGAAGCTGAAAAGAAAAAAGAATTATAGCCACAGGACCTCCGCCTTTTTGTCATTCCGTGCTTGACGCGGAATCTGGATTCCCGTTTTCACGGGAATGACAGAGGAAAAGGTAATCTTGAGGCAGAAAATATCTTAATCCAGAGGCTGAAATTATTTATTGAAAATGAATTGACAACAGCGGCAAAGATTACCACAATGGGCATATAAACATTATGAAAAAGATTAAAAATATACCAAAATTTGATAGACCACGAGAGAAGATGCAGAAAAAGGATGTTAAAGCACTTTCTAATCTTGAATTGTTGGCTGTTTTGTTAGGCAGTGGCGTAAAGGGCAAAGATGTATTTGAAGTAGCAAAAGATATATTAAAGTTAGTAGAGAAAGACTTTGAAAATTTGACTCTAAATAAATTAAAAAGCGTTGAGGGAATTGGACTTGCCAAGGCATCTCAGATAATTGCTGCTATTGAGTTTAGCAAAAGGTTTTTATTAACAGAAGGCATAAAAATCAGACATGCTGAAGATATTGTAAGACTGGTTGAAGAACTAAAAAACAAAAAACAGGAATATTTTTTAACTTTCACCTTGGATGGCGCCAATAATTTAATACAGAAAAGAACGGTATTCATAGGAACATTAAATCAGAGCCTGGTTCATCCGAGAGAAGTATTTGCCGATGCCATAACAGACAGAGCAGCAGGAATAATCTTTGTTCATAATCATCCATCAGGCAATGTTGACCCCAGCAAAGAGGATATTTCAATAACCAAAAAGTTAATAGAAGCAGGCAAAATAATAGGCATTAATGTGATTGACCATATCATTGTTGGCAAAAGTGAATTTTATAGTTTTAAGGAAAGGGGGTTAATGTAAAATGATAAAGATTGAATTTACAAAAGCACAATATGAGAATTTAATTAAGCTGGTGTATTTGGGTAATTGGATGATTAATGCTATTCGCACCGATGATATAGTTAAAAAGTATGACGATGTTGAGCAGCATATTTACTCTTTTGCTAAAGATACAGGTTTAGACAAATATATTGAGTTTGATAGTGAACTTAATAAATTTTTTCCCACAACAGAGCTTGAAGAGGATGAAGAGATAGAAAAGTATAGGGAAGAGTATGATGATGAAATTTTCTGGGATGAAATTACAGACAGATTAGCAAAACGCGATTTTATCAAGAAGTATGGAGAGGACACTATAAAAAAAATGACCTGGAAAGAACGATTAGAGAAGGAATATCCTTTTATTGAAAAATACGAAGAAGAATTTGAAAAATATGGCATTGAAAATTTGGAGATTAAAAAATGAAGTTGAACTTAAAGTGACATCAATAAAAGCGCCACAATATTACTTGTAGTTTCCTTTACTTTTTCTCACACATCCAATTCTTATAAAGAGCAAAAATCTCTTTTAGCTCCTTCTTTGTCGGCTCTACAAGTCTGTCATAATCTTTCTCTACTCCAAACCCCTCTTTAGTTTTGTAAATAGCTTCGCCATTTTTTAGATATCCTATTTTTACCGGCAATACTTTTAACATTATGAATTTTTACTATTTTCTCTATTTATAGATTTATTTTTATCTTTTACATCAAGATATGGGAAAATACTTTCTGGGAGGTTTAAACGATGACAAATATAGCGAGCGATACGATGGGATTCTCGCTGCAAACTTATAACTTTGTGAAGATGTTGTCTTTTAACATTGAGTTCCTGGCAGAGGTCTTTAATAAAGATTCCTCTTTCAGCAAGTTTTTCTTTAATAAGGGGATATGTTTTGGTATAATTCCATGTAGCGGGATACTTCATGTAGGAAAGTGTAGTAAAAATATTTGACTTTGTCAAGAGGAGATGAAAATTTTTTTACCCCAATGACAGGAAACAAAAAAGATATGGGACAGCGATTAAATATAGCAAGGAAGGGGCTGAATTTAAGCCAAAATGCATTTGGTAAAATGCTCGGGGTTACCAAGCAAACAATTATCAATTACGAAAAAGGTAGAATTACTTTACCTAAAACTTTTATTCTTTCTCTTAAGGAATTATTTAGTGTAAACCCTGATTGGCTGGAAAGAGGCGAGGGTGAAATGTTTATACAGCCCGATATGATAGGAGAAAAACCGGCTCATTATATTGCATCACCCACACTAAAAAAAATTGTCATAATGCTTGAAGGCATGACCCCTGACGAACAAAAGGAAATCTTAAAATATCTCAAAGAAAGGAAGCTTATAAAAGACCTCTTGAAAGAGCGTGCGGATAAAAAAGATTTACAAAAGTAAGTAAATAATCGAAATTTCTGGGTATAACTTAACGAAGATTTTGTCTCCTTATTATTTATCTCATATTAGAGGTGTTTTTTTCGAATCTCTACCCAGTTTCTTTTCTATCTCCTTTTTTCTCAAAACAACCCGTTTAATTTTGCCGCTGATTGTTTTTGGCAGGTCGTTGGTGAACTCTATTTCCCGTGGATATTTGTAGGGAGCTGTTTCTTTTTTTACATGGTCTTGTAATTCTTTAATCAACTTATCGGATGCTTCATATCCCGGAGCAAGTGTGATAAAAGCTTTTACAATATCTCCCCTCACTGGATCAGGGCTGGCAACTACCGCCGATTCTGCCACTGCAGGATGTGATTGCAAAGCACTTTCCACTTCAAATGGTCCAATACGGTAGCCAGAGGATATAATTACATCATCTGCTCTACTATAAAACCAGAAATAACCATCATTATCCTTATAAGCTTTATCTCCTGTAAAATACCAATCTCCTCTAAACACCTCTTCTGTGGATTCTCTATCTTTCCAATATTCTTTAAACAATCCTATGGGATAATCGGGTTTCACTTTTATAGCAATGTGACCTGGTTCGCCAACAGGCATCTCGTTCCCATCATCATCTGTTATATGAATATCGTATCCCGGCAATGGTTTGCCCATAGAACCATACTTTACAGCCATGCAGGGATAATTAGCTACTACAACCACGGATTCTGTTTGTCCATAACCATCGTAAATAGATAGGCCTGTTGCCTCCTTCCATATTTTGATTACTTCCGGGTTTAGTGGCTCACCTGCAGAGGTGCAGTGCTTCAAACTGGTAAAATCATATTGTTTTAAGTCTTCCAAGACCAGCATTCGATAAGCGGTGGGTGGAGCACAAAAACTGGTCACGCCCTGTGTAGTTAAAAGCCTCAGTGTAATTTTGGGGTCAAATGCTCCTTCTGCATTATGCATGAATACCGCTGCTCCGATCTGCCACTGTCCATAAAGTTTTCCCCAAAAGGCTTTCAGCCAACCGGTGTCTGATATTGTCCAGTGCAGATCTGTAGGTTTTAGGTCATGCCAGAATTTTGCAGTGAGAATATGAGCTAAGGCATAACTCTGCACATGCGGCACCATTCGGGGATACTTTGTTGTACCGGAAGAAAAAGCAAGTAGTAAGGGGTCGTCATTTTTTGTAGCTTCAATTTCATCTTTAGAGAGATAAGGTGAGCATTTTTCCATTTCTATATCGTAGCTTACCCATTCGTCCAGTTCTCCTCCAATAATAATCTTATTTTTTACAGTAGGGCATTTCCCCATTACCTT is part of the Deltaproteobacteria bacterium genome and encodes:
- the radC gene encoding DNA repair protein RadC; this translates as MKKIKNIPKFDRPREKMQKKDVKALSNLELLAVLLGSGVKGKDVFEVAKDILKLVEKDFENLTLNKLKSVEGIGLAKASQIIAAIEFSKRFLLTEGIKIRHAEDIVRLVEELKNKKQEYFLTFTLDGANNLIQKRTVFIGTLNQSLVHPREVFADAITDRAAGIIFVHNHPSGNVDPSKEDISITKKLIEAGKIIGINVIDHIIVGKSEFYSFKERGLM
- a CDS encoding helix-turn-helix domain-containing protein yields the protein MTGNKKDMGQRLNIARKGLNLSQNAFGKMLGVTKQTIINYEKGRITLPKTFILSLKELFSVNPDWLERGEGEMFIQPDMIGEKPAHYIASPTLKKIVIMLEGMTPDEQKEILKYLKERKLIKDLLKERADKKDLQK
- a CDS encoding AMP-binding protein, translated to MEHNMTDYEETKETFKLQVPEYYNFGFDVVDKWAEDKTKLAAVWANVTGKSIRKYTFWDISRQSNQFANLLLNMGIKKGDIIFVMIPRIPEWFAVIIGANKIGAVVSPAPSILTTQDIEYRINQSEAKVVISSSSNASKVEKVMGKCPTVKNKIIIGGELDEWVSYDIEMEKCSPYLSKDEIEATKNDDPLLLAFSSGTTKYPRMVPHVQSYALAHILTAKFWHDLKPTDLHWTISDTGWLKAFWGKLYGQWQIGAAVFMHNAEGAFDPKITLRLLTTQGVTSFCAPPTAYRMLVLEDLKQYDFTSLKHCTSAGEPLNPEVIKIWKEATGLSIYDGYGQTESVVVVANYPCMAVKYGSMGKPLPGYDIHITDDDGNEMPVGEPGHIAIKVKPDYPIGLFKEYWKDRESTEEVFRGDWYFTGDKAYKDNDGYFWFYSRADDVIISSGYRIGPFEVESALQSHPAVAESAVVASPDPVRGDIVKAFITLAPGYEASDKLIKELQDHVKKETAPYKYPREIEFTNDLPKTISGKIKRVVLRKKEIEKKLGRDSKKTPLI